The proteins below come from a single Crossiella sp. CA-258035 genomic window:
- a CDS encoding AAA family ATPase translates to MINHRSFRDEHELSLLPAYEPTAEVVPVAAVYGANASGKSNLLSGLRFMAAAVTRSFGDWPAEGGVPRRPFRLDPAARAKPSGFVVELISGGVPYTYGFTVDDVRVCEEWLYSYPEGRKRKLFERNGDTVRFGSTVPELRGKLEVLEALTRPNALFLSLAAQSNITALLPVHRWFAQHLTFRLAEAPAGTAVQVKRFLRTHPERRDQLVDLLRAADLGISGIAEDPLDEKVENAARDAADEAEAAMAAYARSTYSEDHDAAARAAVALVDARHRREELREVHHRRQNRLQLTHGELGEVFDLEEESAGTRSWLALLPTVLVALAEGTTLVVDEIDTSLHPRLTARLVSLFQDLRTNPRQAQLIFTTHDTSLLGTMLGEEVLRRDQVWFVQKDPRGASTLYPLTDFHPRKDENTERRYLGGSYGAVPVLSEQDFIDAVLPASQ, encoded by the coding sequence TTGATCAACCATCGCTCGTTCCGGGACGAGCACGAGCTGTCGCTGCTGCCCGCCTACGAGCCCACGGCCGAGGTCGTGCCGGTGGCGGCGGTCTACGGGGCGAACGCCTCCGGCAAGTCGAACCTGCTGAGCGGCCTGCGGTTCATGGCCGCGGCCGTCACGCGTTCGTTCGGGGACTGGCCCGCGGAGGGAGGGGTGCCGCGGCGGCCGTTCCGGCTCGATCCCGCCGCGCGGGCGAAGCCCTCCGGGTTCGTGGTGGAGCTGATCTCCGGCGGGGTGCCCTACACCTACGGGTTCACCGTGGACGATGTCCGGGTCTGTGAGGAGTGGCTGTACAGCTACCCGGAAGGCCGGAAGCGGAAGCTGTTCGAGCGGAACGGGGACACCGTCCGCTTCGGCAGCACCGTGCCGGAACTGCGCGGCAAGCTCGAGGTGCTCGAGGCGCTGACCAGACCCAACGCGCTCTTCCTGAGCCTCGCGGCGCAGTCCAACATCACTGCGTTGCTGCCGGTGCACCGCTGGTTCGCCCAGCACCTGACGTTCCGGCTCGCCGAGGCCCCGGCCGGCACGGCCGTGCAGGTGAAGCGTTTCCTGCGGACACACCCCGAGCGCCGGGACCAACTTGTGGACCTGCTGCGTGCCGCCGACCTCGGCATCTCGGGCATCGCCGAGGATCCGCTCGACGAGAAAGTGGAGAACGCGGCACGGGATGCGGCAGACGAAGCTGAAGCGGCGATGGCGGCGTACGCGAGATCGACGTATTCGGAGGATCACGATGCCGCCGCTCGCGCCGCTGTCGCATTGGTCGATGCCCGGCATCGTCGGGAGGAGCTACGGGAGGTCCATCACCGGAGGCAGAACCGCCTCCAGTTGACCCACGGAGAACTCGGCGAGGTGTTCGACCTCGAGGAGGAGTCCGCGGGCACCCGCTCCTGGCTGGCGCTGCTGCCCACCGTGCTCGTGGCGCTGGCCGAGGGCACCACGCTGGTGGTGGACGAGATCGACACCAGCCTGCATCCCCGGCTCACCGCGCGGTTGGTCTCGCTGTTCCAGGACCTCCGGACCAACCCCCGCCAAGCGCAGCTGATCTTCACCACGCACGACACCAGCCTGCTCGGCACCATGCTCGGCGAGGAGGTCCTGCGCAGGGACCAGGTCTGGTTCGTGCAGAAGGACCCCCGGGGCGCCAGCACCCTGTACCCGCTGACCGACTTCCACCCCCGCAAGGACGAGAACACCGAACGGCGCTACCTGGGCGGCAGCTACGGCGCGGTGCCGGTGCTGTCCGAACAGGACTTCATCGACGCCGTTCTCCCCGCGAGCCAGTGA
- a CDS encoding amino-acid N-acetyltransferase — protein sequence MPERLRSSVVSDAITVRRARTRDVRAVKALVDLYASKDILLEKDLVNLYETVQEFWVAELDGVLVGCGALHVLWEDLAEIRTVAVDPSVRGKGVGGAIVRQLVDVANQLGLLRIFVLTFESHFFQRHGFVEIQGTPVTPEIYEEIRRSPDAGVAEFLDLPYVKPNTLGNTRMLLEL from the coding sequence ATGCCGGAACGATTACGTTCATCTGTCGTGAGTGACGCGATCACCGTGCGCCGCGCGCGGACGCGGGACGTGCGGGCCGTGAAGGCCCTCGTGGACCTGTACGCGAGCAAGGACATCCTGCTGGAGAAGGACCTGGTGAACCTGTACGAGACGGTGCAGGAGTTCTGGGTCGCGGAGCTGGACGGGGTGCTGGTCGGGTGTGGCGCCCTGCACGTGCTGTGGGAGGACCTGGCCGAGATCCGCACGGTGGCGGTGGACCCGAGTGTGCGCGGCAAGGGCGTCGGCGGGGCGATCGTGCGCCAGCTGGTGGACGTGGCCAACCAGCTCGGGCTGTTGCGGATCTTCGTGCTGACCTTCGAGTCGCACTTCTTCCAGCGGCACGGTTTCGTCGAGATCCAGGGCACGCCGGTGACCCCGGAGATCTACGAGGAGATCCGGCGTTCGCCGGACGCGGGCGTGGCCGAGTTCCTGGACCTGCCCTACGTCAAGCCGAACACCCTCGGCAACACCCGGATGCTGCTGGAGCTGTGA
- a CDS encoding phospholipase, with amino-acid sequence MRKVLTSTLVTLAAVFGLLAGSGVAQAVDIRAVTDDYLFSKSLSQFSSIRGQRPYNGQLDWSSDACSWSPDKPVGFNFAPGCHRHDFGYRNYKKQGRWNADAKARIDSKFKADLYGICKGNWACNRIADVYYAAVRRWGT; translated from the coding sequence TTGCGCAAAGTCCTCACCAGCACGCTGGTCACCCTCGCCGCCGTGTTCGGGCTGCTCGCCGGTTCCGGCGTGGCCCAGGCCGTCGACATCCGGGCGGTCACCGACGACTACCTGTTCAGCAAGTCGCTGAGCCAGTTCTCCAGCATCCGCGGGCAGCGCCCGTACAACGGCCAGCTCGACTGGTCCTCCGACGCCTGCTCCTGGTCCCCGGACAAGCCGGTGGGCTTCAACTTCGCCCCCGGCTGCCACCGCCACGACTTCGGCTACCGCAACTACAAGAAGCAGGGCCGCTGGAACGCCGACGCCAAGGCCCGCATCGACAGCAAGTTCAAGGCCGACCTGTACGGCATCTGCAAGGGCAACTGGGCGTGCAACCGCATCGCCGACGTCTACTACGCGGCCGTCCGCCGCTGGGGCACCTGA
- a CDS encoding DNA translocase FtsK, with the protein MANRTAASKKGGGGSSRARASSSRSRGKSTAKAPARRPAAKSRAKAKPKPSGGGAITRGVRGGWGLLAKGVGGMARAVGRTKELDPGHRRDGLALVFIALAVIVAAGAYWHAGGPVGRWVEIGVRTLVGAGVVVLPLVLAVVAVVLMRSDPQPERRPGLVVGALLVTLPVLGLLHIFSGRPETLEQRWWAGGELGFLAGNPLAQGLSAWVAVPLLMLIAVYGVLVLDGTPVREVPNRLRELTGLREDEDAEPEDEQDLDADPAAVRLRRPSRRRQAAMSEDAEAPDSGLDLVAPAPAKPARPVKVAAAVAAEPPPPAKPQQTRLDLVREVDGDYQLPPITLLKDGDPPKARSKANDSMIEAITGVLEQFSIDAQVAGFTRGPTVTRYEVELGPGVKVEKITALTKTIAYAVATDNVRLLAPIPGKSAVGIEVPNSDREMVRLGDVLKSATAVGDQHPLVIGLGKDIEGHMVTANLAKMPHLLVAGSTGSGKSSFVNSMLVSLLARATPEEVRMILIDPKMVELTPYEGIPHLITPIITQPKKAAAALAWLVEEMEQRYQDMQVNRVRHIDDFNDKVRSGEITAPLGSERVYRPYPYILAIVDELADLMMTAPRDVEDAIVRITQKARAAGIHLVLATQRPSVDVVTGLIKTNVPSRLAFATSSLTDSRVILDQPGAEKLIGMGDGLYLPMGASRPVRVQGAYVGDGEINAIVNFTKEQAQPEYADNVTSAKPGEAKEIDPDIGDDLELLVQATELIVTSQFGSTSMLQRKLRVGFAKAGRLMDLLETRGVVGPSEGSKAREVLIKPDELDSVLYLLRGGGGPAPEDD; encoded by the coding sequence ATGGCGAACCGAACAGCGGCCTCGAAAAAGGGAGGCGGCGGCTCCTCCCGTGCCCGCGCGAGTTCGTCCAGGTCACGCGGAAAGTCCACGGCCAAGGCGCCGGCCCGGCGGCCGGCCGCCAAGAGCAGGGCCAAGGCCAAGCCGAAGCCCAGCGGCGGCGGCGCGATCACGCGCGGTGTCCGCGGCGGGTGGGGTCTGCTGGCCAAGGGGGTCGGCGGCATGGCCCGCGCGGTCGGCCGCACCAAGGAGCTCGACCCCGGCCACCGCCGCGACGGTCTCGCCCTGGTCTTCATCGCCCTGGCCGTGATCGTGGCCGCTGGCGCCTACTGGCACGCCGGTGGTCCGGTCGGCCGGTGGGTGGAGATCGGCGTGCGCACCCTGGTCGGCGCCGGGGTGGTGGTGCTGCCGCTGGTGCTGGCCGTGGTCGCGGTGGTGCTGATGCGCTCGGACCCGCAGCCGGAGCGCCGCCCCGGTCTGGTGGTCGGCGCGCTGCTGGTCACGCTGCCCGTGCTCGGCCTGCTGCACATCTTCTCCGGCCGCCCGGAGACCCTGGAGCAACGCTGGTGGGCCGGTGGCGAGCTCGGCTTCCTCGCCGGGAACCCGCTCGCCCAGGGCCTGAGCGCCTGGGTCGCGGTGCCGCTGCTGATGCTCATCGCCGTCTACGGAGTGCTGGTGCTCGACGGCACCCCGGTGCGCGAGGTGCCCAACCGGCTGCGCGAGCTCACCGGCCTGCGCGAGGACGAGGACGCCGAGCCCGAGGACGAGCAGGACCTGGACGCCGACCCGGCCGCGGTCCGGCTGCGCCGCCCGTCCCGCCGCCGCCAGGCCGCGATGAGCGAGGACGCCGAAGCCCCCGACTCCGGCCTCGACCTGGTCGCGCCTGCTCCCGCCAAACCGGCCCGCCCGGTCAAGGTCGCCGCCGCGGTCGCCGCCGAGCCGCCGCCCCCGGCGAAACCGCAGCAGACCCGCCTGGACCTGGTCCGCGAGGTCGACGGCGACTACCAGCTGCCGCCGATCACCCTGCTCAAGGACGGCGATCCGCCCAAGGCGCGCAGCAAGGCCAACGACTCGATGATCGAGGCCATCACCGGCGTGCTGGAGCAGTTCTCCATCGACGCCCAGGTCGCCGGGTTCACCAGGGGACCGACGGTCACCCGGTACGAGGTCGAGCTCGGGCCCGGTGTGAAGGTCGAGAAGATCACCGCGCTGACCAAGACCATCGCCTACGCGGTGGCCACTGACAACGTGCGGCTGCTCGCGCCGATCCCCGGCAAGTCCGCGGTCGGCATCGAGGTGCCCAACAGTGACCGCGAGATGGTCCGGCTGGGCGATGTGCTCAAGTCCGCCACCGCGGTCGGCGACCAGCACCCGCTGGTGATCGGCCTCGGCAAGGACATCGAGGGCCACATGGTCACCGCGAACCTGGCCAAGATGCCGCACCTGCTGGTCGCGGGCTCCACCGGCTCCGGTAAGTCCAGCTTCGTCAACTCGATGCTGGTCTCGCTGCTCGCGCGGGCCACCCCGGAGGAGGTCAGGATGATCCTGATCGACCCGAAGATGGTGGAGCTGACCCCGTACGAGGGCATCCCGCACCTGATCACGCCCATCATCACCCAGCCGAAGAAGGCCGCGGCGGCGCTGGCCTGGCTGGTCGAGGAGATGGAGCAGCGCTACCAGGACATGCAGGTCAACCGGGTCCGGCACATCGACGACTTCAACGACAAGGTGCGCTCCGGGGAGATCACCGCGCCGCTGGGCAGCGAACGCGTGTACCGGCCCTACCCCTACATCCTGGCCATCGTGGACGAGCTGGCCGACCTGATGATGACCGCGCCGCGTGACGTGGAGGACGCGATCGTGCGGATCACCCAGAAGGCCCGCGCGGCAGGCATCCACCTGGTGCTGGCCACCCAGCGGCCCTCGGTGGACGTGGTCACCGGCCTGATCAAGACCAACGTGCCGTCCCGGCTGGCCTTCGCCACCTCCTCGCTGACCGACTCCAGGGTGATCCTGGACCAGCCGGGCGCGGAGAAGCTGATCGGCATGGGCGACGGGCTGTACCTGCCGATGGGCGCCTCCCGGCCGGTGCGCGTGCAGGGCGCCTACGTCGGTGATGGCGAGATCAACGCGATCGTCAACTTCACCAAGGAACAGGCCCAGCCCGAGTACGCCGACAACGTCACCTCGGCCAAGCCCGGCGAGGCCAAGGAGATCGACCCGGACATCGGCGACGACCTGGAACTGCTGGTGCAGGCCACCGAGCTGATCGTGACCAGCCAGTTCGGCTCGACCTCGATGCTGCAGCGCAAGCTCCGGGTCGGCTTCGCCAAGGCGGGCCGGCTGATGGACCTGCTGGAGACCCGCGGCGTGGTCGGCCCGTCCGAGGGCTCCAAGGCCCGCGAGGTGCTGATCAAGCCGGACGAGCTGGACTCGGTGCTGTACCTGCTCCGCGGCGGTGGCGGTCCCGCGCCGGAAGACGACTGA
- a CDS encoding lysophospholipid acyltransferase family protein: protein MVALHSVPDEPTRRSAPARRSSRLWRALMAADRAFVALTGKLVVTGEIPADLRGQPVLLATNHIGVFDGFVLVAACHKAGIAPSLMSTGGIFDAPVAGWVWRRCGHVRVDRGKATVTQAMDSAVNAIGEGHTLLIYPEGRVSRDPGLWPERGKTGAARIALASGAPVLPVSQWGAHEAVIWGTLVVSGWSDFKPLMMSWFRAVKNRPTFRVHFGPPVDLSDLSPTKTGDATRARDRIMRAIAKGMIGIRPGELDKLKFHDPTRPTESRSPWTPDQL from the coding sequence ATGGTTGCTCTGCATTCGGTTCCAGACGAGCCGACACGCCGGTCGGCTCCAGCCCGTCGGTCATCCAGGCTCTGGCGGGCCCTGATGGCCGCGGACCGCGCCTTCGTCGCCCTCACCGGAAAACTCGTGGTCACCGGGGAGATCCCGGCTGACCTGCGGGGACAACCGGTGCTGCTGGCCACCAACCACATCGGCGTCTTCGACGGCTTCGTGCTGGTCGCGGCTTGTCACAAGGCCGGGATCGCGCCCTCGCTGATGTCCACCGGTGGCATCTTCGACGCGCCGGTCGCCGGCTGGGTGTGGCGGCGCTGCGGACATGTCCGGGTGGACCGCGGCAAGGCCACGGTCACCCAGGCCATGGACAGCGCGGTCAACGCCATCGGCGAGGGCCACACGCTGCTCATCTACCCGGAGGGCCGGGTCTCCCGCGATCCAGGCCTGTGGCCGGAGCGCGGCAAGACCGGCGCGGCCCGGATCGCGCTCGCCTCGGGCGCGCCGGTGCTGCCGGTGAGCCAGTGGGGCGCGCACGAGGCGGTCATCTGGGGCACGCTGGTGGTCTCCGGCTGGTCGGACTTCAAGCCGCTGATGATGTCCTGGTTCCGCGCGGTGAAGAACCGCCCGACCTTCCGCGTGCACTTCGGCCCGCCGGTGGACCTGTCGGACCTGTCCCCGACCAAGACCGGCGACGCCACCCGCGCGCGGGACCGGATCATGCGCGCGATCGCCAAGGGCATGATCGGCATCCGCCCCGGCGAGCTGGACAAGCTGAAGTTCCACGACCCGACCCGGCCCACCGAGTCGCGCAGCCCGTGGACGCCGGACCAGCTGTGA
- a CDS encoding ribonuclease J: MDIAAVLPTNKPGPLPDGGLRVVALGGIGEVGRNMTVFEHAGRMLVVDCGVLFPEDDAPGVDLILPDFRALESRLDDIDALVLTHGHEDHIGAVPFLLRLRPDLPVVGSRFTLALLAAKCKEHRQNPVLIEVVENEHRTFGPFELQFLAVNHSIPDALAVAIRTEAGLVLHTGDIKLDQLPLDGRLTDLAGFHRLGDEGVDLFLVDSTNAEVPGFVTPERQIGPVLDGVIGKAKQRVIVACFASHVHRVQQVLDVAAAYGRRVALVGRSMVRNMGIAVDLGLLTVPEGLFIDLDEAMQLPEDQVVFVSTGSQGEPLSALSRMARGEHRHISIRAGDLVVLASSLIPGNETAVFGVVNGLVRLGAQVVHQGTAKVHVSGHASAGELLYLYNAVRPSNVMPVHGEWRHLRANAELAALTGVPPERVVIAEDGVVVDLVDGAASIVGRVEVGNVYVDGLSVGDVGESTLSDRLVLGEGGFIAITVAVESATGRAVAPPTVSGRGFSDDPKALDQVVPLVEMELARTEAENITDPHRIAQSVRRVVGRWVAETYRRRPMIVPTVLPV, encoded by the coding sequence ATCGACATCGCGGCAGTGTTGCCCACCAACAAGCCGGGCCCGCTGCCCGACGGCGGACTACGCGTGGTCGCCCTCGGCGGCATCGGCGAGGTCGGCCGGAACATGACCGTCTTCGAGCACGCCGGGCGAATGCTCGTCGTGGACTGCGGAGTGCTCTTCCCCGAGGACGACGCGCCGGGGGTCGACCTGATCCTGCCGGACTTCCGCGCGCTGGAGTCCCGGCTGGACGACATCGACGCGCTGGTGCTCACCCACGGGCACGAGGACCACATCGGCGCGGTGCCGTTCCTGCTCCGGCTGCGGCCGGACCTGCCGGTGGTCGGCTCGCGGTTCACCCTCGCGCTGCTGGCCGCCAAGTGCAAGGAACATCGGCAGAACCCGGTGCTGATCGAGGTGGTGGAGAACGAGCACCGCACCTTCGGGCCGTTCGAGCTGCAGTTCCTCGCGGTGAACCACTCCATCCCGGACGCGCTCGCGGTGGCCATCCGCACCGAGGCCGGGCTGGTGCTGCACACCGGCGACATCAAGCTGGACCAGCTGCCGCTGGACGGCAGGCTCACCGACCTGGCCGGGTTCCACCGGCTCGGCGACGAGGGCGTCGACCTGTTCCTGGTCGACTCCACCAACGCCGAGGTGCCCGGCTTCGTCACCCCGGAACGCCAGATCGGGCCGGTGCTCGACGGCGTGATCGGCAAGGCCAAGCAGCGGGTGATCGTGGCCTGCTTCGCCAGCCACGTGCACCGGGTGCAGCAGGTGCTGGACGTGGCCGCCGCCTATGGCCGCCGGGTCGCGCTGGTCGGGCGGTCGATGGTGCGCAACATGGGCATCGCCGTCGACCTCGGCCTGCTGACCGTGCCGGAGGGGCTGTTCATCGACCTGGACGAGGCGATGCAGCTGCCCGAGGACCAGGTGGTGTTCGTCTCCACCGGGTCGCAGGGCGAGCCGCTGTCCGCGCTGTCCCGGATGGCCCGCGGCGAGCACCGGCACATCAGCATCCGCGCCGGTGACCTGGTGGTGCTGGCCAGCTCGCTCATCCCCGGCAACGAGACCGCGGTCTTCGGCGTGGTCAACGGCCTGGTCCGGCTGGGCGCGCAGGTGGTGCACCAGGGCACGGCGAAGGTGCACGTCTCCGGGCACGCCTCCGCCGGTGAGCTGCTGTACCTGTACAACGCGGTCCGGCCGAGCAACGTGATGCCGGTGCACGGCGAGTGGCGGCACCTGCGCGCCAACGCCGAGCTGGCCGCGCTGACCGGGGTGCCGCCAGAACGGGTGGTCATCGCCGAGGACGGCGTGGTGGTCGACCTGGTGGACGGCGCGGCCAGCATCGTCGGCCGGGTCGAGGTCGGCAACGTCTACGTGGACGGCCTGTCGGTGGGCGATGTCGGCGAGTCCACGCTGTCGGACCGGCTGGTGCTGGGCGAGGGCGGGTTCATCGCGATCACGGTCGCGGTGGAGTCGGCCACCGGCCGCGCGGTCGCGCCGCCGACGGTGTCCGGGCGCGGCTTCTCCGACGACCCGAAGGCGCTGGACCAGGTGGTCCCGCTGGTGGAGATGGAGCTGGCGCGCACCGAGGCGGAGAACATCACCGACCCGCACCGCATCGCCCAGTCGGTGCGCCGCGTGGTCGGCCGGTGGGTCGCCGAGACCTACCGCCGCCGCCCGATGATCGTGCCCACCGTCCTGCCGGTGTGA
- the dapA gene encoding 4-hydroxy-tetrahydrodipicolinate synthase, whose product MTACPTAQPGRPFGQVLVAMVTPFDAAGALDLDAAQKLAAHLVAKGCDGLVLNGTTGESPTTSDAEKSQLVRAVADAVGDRAAVVSGVGTYDTAHSVRLAEEAAKAGAHGLLVVTPYYSRPPQSGLLAHFTAVAEATELPVMLYDIPPRSIVPIEVDTLRRLAEHPRIVAVKDAKGDLTAGTEVIAGTGLAYYSGDDVLNLPWLAVGGIGFASVIGHVVPDRLRQLLTAYESGDVAGARAVHVGLLPIYAAFAKLGGVIFSKAALRLQGIEVGNPRLPLPPATPEQVELIAAAMRAADVEVSR is encoded by the coding sequence ATGACCGCATGCCCCACCGCACAACCTGGCCGGCCATTCGGCCAGGTGCTTGTCGCCATGGTGACGCCCTTCGACGCCGCAGGAGCTCTTGACCTCGACGCGGCCCAGAAACTGGCCGCGCACCTGGTCGCCAAGGGCTGCGACGGCCTGGTCCTCAACGGCACCACCGGTGAGTCCCCGACCACCTCCGACGCCGAGAAGTCCCAGCTCGTGCGCGCCGTGGCCGACGCCGTGGGCGACCGCGCCGCGGTGGTCAGCGGCGTCGGCACCTATGACACCGCGCACAGTGTCCGCTTGGCCGAGGAAGCCGCCAAGGCCGGCGCGCATGGCCTGCTCGTGGTGACCCCGTACTACTCACGCCCGCCGCAGTCCGGCCTGCTCGCGCACTTCACCGCGGTGGCCGAGGCGACCGAGCTGCCGGTGATGCTCTATGACATCCCGCCGCGCAGCATCGTGCCGATCGAGGTGGACACGCTGCGCAGGCTGGCCGAGCACCCGCGGATCGTCGCGGTCAAGGACGCCAAGGGCGACCTGACCGCGGGCACCGAGGTGATCGCCGGGACCGGGCTGGCGTACTACTCCGGCGACGACGTGCTCAACCTGCCCTGGCTCGCCGTCGGCGGCATCGGTTTCGCCAGCGTGATCGGGCACGTGGTGCCGGACCGGCTGCGTCAGCTGCTGACCGCCTACGAGTCCGGCGACGTGGCCGGGGCACGCGCGGTGCACGTGGGCCTGTTGCCGATCTACGCCGCGTTCGCCAAGCTCGGCGGCGTGATCTTCAGCAAGGCCGCGCTGCGGCTGCAGGGCATCGAGGTCGGCAACCCCAGGTTGCCGTTGCCGCCCGCCACCCCGGAGCAGGTCGAGCTGATCGCGGCAGCGATGCGCGCCGCGGATGTGGAGGTTTCCCGCTAG
- a CDS encoding TIGR03085 family metal-binding protein: MGIARTERRELVELFTALGPDAPTLCGDWRTRDLAAHLVLRERRPDAAPGIALSVFAGHTQRVQKELAAKPWAELLELIRTGPPWYSPFGLPGLEDLVNGAEYFIHHEDVRRAQPDWEPRELDQEPLWRTVRMSARVTYRKSPVGLVLQRPDGQRAVVRKGPSPVTVVGEPAELLMHSFGREQARVELQGEARAVAVVENLDRGM; the protein is encoded by the coding sequence ATGGGCATCGCGCGCACGGAACGCCGGGAACTCGTCGAGCTGTTCACCGCCCTCGGACCGGACGCGCCGACCCTGTGCGGCGACTGGCGCACCCGGGACCTGGCCGCGCACCTGGTGCTGCGCGAACGCCGCCCGGACGCCGCGCCCGGCATCGCGCTGAGCGTCTTCGCCGGGCACACCCAGCGGGTGCAGAAGGAGCTCGCCGCCAAGCCGTGGGCCGAGCTGCTCGAACTGATCCGCACCGGCCCGCCGTGGTACTCCCCGTTCGGCCTGCCCGGCCTGGAAGACCTGGTCAACGGGGCCGAGTACTTCATCCACCACGAGGACGTCCGGCGCGCCCAGCCGGACTGGGAGCCGCGGGAGCTGGACCAGGAGCCGTTGTGGCGCACGGTCCGGATGTCGGCCAGGGTGACCTACCGCAAGAGCCCGGTCGGGCTGGTGCTGCAGCGGCCGGACGGACAGCGCGCGGTGGTCCGGAAGGGGCCCAGCCCGGTGACCGTCGTGGGTGAACCCGCCGAGCTGCTGATGCACTCTTTCGGGCGAGAACAGGCCCGGGTGGAACTCCAGGGCGAGGCCCGCGCGGTGGCCGTGGTGGAGAATCTCGACCGCGGCATGTGA
- the thyX gene encoding FAD-dependent thymidylate synthase, translated as MTETVRPKVQLIAKTEFFPPADVPWTTDADGGEALAEFAGRACYQSWSKPNPATADNAGYLRHILEVGHLSVLEHGSVSFYLTGMSRSLTHELIRHRHFSYSQLSQRYVPEHDAAMVEPEIIAEDPELHQKFLAAAEASVTAYNELLAGLERKFAGTANATLRRKQARQAARAVLPNATETRIVVTGNYRAWRHFIAMRATEHADVEIRSLAVECLRQLRKVAANVFSDFEISTLADGTEVASSPLVTEG; from the coding sequence GTGACGGAGACGGTGCGGCCGAAGGTCCAGCTCATCGCGAAGACCGAGTTCTTCCCACCGGCCGACGTGCCGTGGACCACCGACGCCGACGGCGGCGAGGCGCTCGCGGAGTTCGCCGGTCGCGCCTGCTACCAGTCCTGGAGCAAGCCGAACCCGGCCACCGCTGACAACGCCGGCTATCTGCGGCACATCCTGGAGGTCGGCCACCTGTCCGTGCTGGAGCACGGCTCGGTCAGCTTCTACCTCACCGGCATGTCGCGCTCGCTCACCCACGAGCTGATCCGGCACCGGCACTTCTCCTACTCCCAGCTCTCCCAGCGCTACGTGCCCGAGCACGACGCCGCGATGGTGGAGCCGGAGATCATCGCCGAGGACCCGGAGCTGCACCAGAAGTTCCTGGCCGCCGCCGAGGCCAGCGTGACCGCCTACAACGAGCTGCTGGCCGGGCTGGAGCGCAAGTTCGCCGGCACCGCCAACGCCACCCTGCGCCGCAAGCAGGCCAGGCAGGCGGCGCGCGCGGTCCTGCCCAACGCCACCGAGACCCGGATCGTGGTCACCGGCAACTACCGCGCCTGGCGGCACTTCATCGCGATGCGGGCCACCGAACACGCCGATGTGGAGATCCGCTCGCTGGCCGTGGAGTGCCTGCGCCAGCTGCGGAAGGTCGCGGCCAACGTCTTCAGCGACTTCGAGATCTCCACCCTCGCCGACGGCACCGAGGTCGCCTCCAGCCCGCTGGTCACGGAGGGCTGA
- a CDS encoding toxin-antitoxin system HicB family antitoxin — MDLTSYVTRLREDLTTAASAGDEQTRRTAAVLAAALEPAARLALMNALSDLAAEVTANLDGQVVDVRLDGRDVRVVVTPAAGQSSSRPADSVPPPPPPPPPPQPGLGEGGDISRITLRLFEELKGKAEKAANAQGVSLNSWLSQAVQGALHGQGTDERSRRHEWRQERRSESREATNSRLRGWVQG; from the coding sequence ATGGATCTCACGAGCTACGTCACCAGACTGCGGGAGGACCTGACCACCGCCGCCTCGGCCGGGGACGAGCAGACCCGGCGGACCGCGGCCGTGCTGGCCGCCGCGCTGGAACCGGCGGCTCGGCTGGCCCTGATGAACGCCCTGTCCGACCTGGCCGCCGAGGTCACCGCGAACCTGGACGGACAGGTGGTGGACGTGCGCCTCGACGGCAGGGACGTGCGCGTCGTGGTCACCCCCGCCGCCGGGCAGAGCAGCTCCCGACCTGCGGATTCGGTGCCGCCACCGCCTCCGCCGCCCCCACCGCCGCAGCCGGGGCTCGGCGAGGGCGGCGACATCAGCCGGATCACGCTGCGGCTGTTCGAGGAGCTCAAGGGCAAGGCGGAGAAGGCGGCCAACGCCCAGGGCGTCTCGCTGAACTCCTGGTTGTCCCAGGCCGTGCAGGGGGCGTTGCACGGGCAGGGCACGGACGAGCGGTCGCGACGTCACGAGTGGCGTCAGGAGCGGCGGAGCGAATCACGCGAGGCGACGAACAGCCGGTTGCGCGGCTGGGTGCAGGGCTGA